A window of the Brassica napus cultivar Da-Ae chromosome C5, Da-Ae, whole genome shotgun sequence genome harbors these coding sequences:
- the LOC111204771 gene encoding uncharacterized protein LOC111204771, whose translation MMLNQTMVFLILGMIIPIAVETFPGKRKLSDLHEQEIKLRLKQLNKPAIKSIHSPDGDIIDCVWIYDQPAFDHPLFKNHTIQMRPKSNSIRDKTGGNKTYIIHQLWRTKGECPENTIPIRRTTRDDLIRSGSIKNYGRKSPPPTIYHTDGVQTEEVHEHTCVYVDYGQFHGSKSRISIWKPNVLRTREFSLAQTWVVNGDWDTGLNTLESGWQILHALYGDKNPRLFAYWTGDTYQETGCYNLDCPGFVQVSRHISLGAAFNAFSTYNGEQYDFLLTIEKDQETGLWWLKFETYLIGYWPSFIVPKLAVSARKIVWGGEIVYYTRGQGTHTLTQMGSGHFAEKGFRKAAYFNSLEYIDTSNYPITPSPQHLEATVTRPECYNLMVGSSQRWGTYFFYGGPGRNPQCP comes from the exons ATGATGCTTAATCAGACCATGGTTTTCCTAATTCTCGGTATGATCATACCAATCGCAGTCGAAACTTTTCCGGGAAAGAGAAAACTTTCCGATCTCCATGAACAGGAAATAAAACTACGGTTAAAACAACTCAACAAACCGGCCATTAAATCCATCCAT AGTCCAGATGGAGATATAATTGATTGTGTATGGATCTACGACCAACCAGCTTTTGATCATCCTTTATTCAAAAACCACACCATTCAG atgAGGCCAAAAAGTAATTCGATAAGGGACAAAACAGGAGGTAATAAGACATACATTATACACCAATTGTGGCGAACAAAAGGTGAATGTCCTGAGAACACTATTCCCATCAGAAGAACAACCAGAGATGATCTTATAAGATCGGGTTCCATCAAAAACTATGGAAGAAAGAGTCCACCACCAACTATTTATCACACTGACGGCGTTCAGACCGAGGAAGTTCATGAG CATACGTGTGTGTACGTGGACTATGGTCAGTTCCATGGCAGCAAGAGTCGTATAAGTATATGGAAACCAAATGTTCTAAGGACGAGAGAGTTTAGTTTAGCTCAAACATGGGTCGTCAATGGAGATTGGGACACTGGTTTGAACACTTTGGAGTCTGGTTGGCAG ATCTTGCATGCTTTGTATGGTGACAAGAACCCAAGACTTTTCGCCTATTGGACG gGCGATACATACCAAGAAACAGGATGTTACAATCTTGACTGTCCAGGCTTTGTTCAAGTAAGCAGACACATCTCCCTCGGTGCAGCTTTTAACGCTTTCTCAACTTACAACGGTGAACAATACGACTTCCTTCTAACTATTGAGAAG GATCAAGAAACTGGACTTTGGTGGTTGAAGTTTGAGACATACCTAATAGGGTACTGGCCAAGCTTTATAGTCCCCAAGCTAGCAGTGTCGGCACGAAAGATCGTATGGGGAGGAGAGATTGTATATTACACTAGAGGCCAAGGGACACACACGCTTACGCAAATGGGGAGTGGCCATTTTGCAGAGAAAGGGTTTAGGAAGGCGGCTTATTTCAATAGCTTAGAGTACATTGATACATCTAACTACCCGATCACACCCTCTCCACAACATCTTGAAGCTACTGTGACTCGTCCTGAATGCTATAACCTTATGGTTGGCTCTAGCCAGAGGTGGGGAACTTACTTTTTCTATGGTGGACCAGGTCGCAATCCTCAGTGTCCATGA
- the LOC111204770 gene encoding uncharacterized protein LOC111204770 — translation MGMATVALMLIGVIIYPCVCGKEFSDHQEIKIQTLLKRLNKHALISIKTVDGDIIDCVPIHSQPAFDHPLLRNHTIQMRPSFIPEITSTYTKKKTKAPQAWHKNGRCPKNTVPIRRIMKEDILRSKSIESFGKKTTSSIPENDPSKGHEYAVMNSMQGKYFGTKFAVNMWKPEVQVPNEFSLAQTWLVSGVGTTRNTIEAGLQVYPGKYGDNNLRLFVFWTVSSHFCAKQFKSFKFLNFSLASFWILNKTR, via the exons ATGGGAATGGCCACGGTAGCACTGATGCTTATAGGGGTGATAATCtatccttgtgtatgtggaaaAGAGTTCTCCGATCACCAGGAAATCAAAATACAAACTCTTTTGAAGCGGCTCAACAAGCATGCTCTTATATCCATTAAG ACCGTAGATGGAGATATAATAGATTGTGTTCCAATACATAGTCAACCAGCTTTTGATCATCCTCTGCTTCGAAATCACACCATCCAG ATGAGACCGAGCTTTATACCGGAAATTACGTCTACGTACACCAAGAAAAAGACAAAGGCACCTCAAGCGTGGCACAAGAATGGAAGATGCCCAAAAAATACAGTTCCGATAAGAAGAATAATGAAAGAAGATATCTTACGATCAAAATCCATTGagagttttggaaaaaaaacgACTTCAAGCATCCCTGAAAATGATCCAAGTAAAGGCCATGAG TACGCGGTCATGAATTCCATGCAAGGAAAGTATTTCGGCACCAAATTTGCAGTAAATATGTGGAAACCAGAAGTTCAAGTTCCCAACGAGTTCAGCTTAGCTCAGACTTGGCTCGTTTCTGGAGTTGGCACTACTCGTAACACAATTGAAGCTGGTTTACAG GTTTATCCAGGAAAATATGGTGATAATAATCTAAGATTATTTGTTTTCTGGACAGTAAGTTCCCATTTCTGCGCAAAACAATTTaaaagctttaaatttttaaacttctCGCTAGctagtttttggattttaaataaaactagaTGA
- the LOC111203877 gene encoding uncharacterized protein LOC111203877 has translation MGPKLDELKEALAFCPLWSFEKRKWLGLLLLQAMGVYCLHHNSRILFESAIRVFDDEAMGLYPWGRTAYEVLIDSIKTLVPEGGSYTISGMTVALLIWAYESVACFGENFGRVVNNEDVMLLRWGGKRTRASFDNLLAAEIKEHGEVRVRIMVLKDSTEEMFPKWSGEPDDPQLVSLITYIHEGKVAATEKGSSEEEGSKDLENKATLTTIVSTLENISRKFDQIDSWFDAYELERNRPLTDQKTIDDMVKALVEERLKVLGKIPENYDNLSNGGEEESLSLPSPQQKSINSPALVVETPGKEFYKDTWVKRTLAEEFDKDTWVKRNLAEEFGSVAKATDLNFVYVSPSKATKDDKDAKVPAYGRGCRGRRTVKDEDVADKKKAVQAEAALKRKEKDDAKTKEADECAVTNDEVLAEENKFSPESDVENQKVVRSAVVKEYREKRVQLSPKGFSLMAVSSPPVFSYIGDDGTTCMRKNVKPSSVLPQQYMTL, from the exons ATGGGACCCAAGTTAGATGAACTGAAGGAAGCATTAGCGTTCTGTCCGCTTTGGAGTTTTGAAAAGCGTAAGTGGTTGGGTCTGCTACTTCTTCAAGCCATGGGAGTCTATTGTTTGCATCACAATTCAAGGATACTTTTTGAAAGTGCAATAAGGGTATTCGACGATGAAGCCATGGGGTTGTATCCATGGGGTCGGACTGCATACGAAGTTCTCATTGACTCTATTAAAACGTTGGTTCCGGAAGGAGGGTCATACACAATAAGCGGCATGACCGTCGCGTTATTGATTTGGGCGTATGAATCCGTCGCCTGCTTCGGTGAGAATTTTGGGAGAGTGGTGAATAATGAAGACGTTATGCTTTTGCGATGGGGTGGAAAGCGTACACGTGCAAGTTTTGATAACTTGTTGGCTGCCGAAATCAAAGAGCATGGCGAG GTGCGTGTGAGGATAATGGTTTTGAAAGACTCAACTGAAGAGATGTTTCCTAAATGGTCGGGTGAACCTGACGACCCACAACTCGTTAGCTTGATAACATACATACATGAAG GTAAAGTTGCTGCAACGGAAAAGGGTTCTAGCGAGGAGGAAGGTAGCAAAGATTTGGAGAACAAAGCGACTCTGACGACCATTGTGAGTACTCTGGAGAATATTTCCAGAAAATTTGATCAGATTGACTCATGGTTTGACGCTTACGAGTTAGAACGGAACAGACCATTGACGGACCAGAAGACCATTGATGACATGGTGAAAGCTTTAGTGGAGGAGCGTCTGAAAGTTCTAGGGAAAATTCCTGAAAACTATGATAACCTCTCAAACGGCGGCGAAGAAGAATCTTTATCGTTGCCATCACCGCAGCAGAAGTCTATCAATAGTCCAGCGTTAGTCGTCGAGACTCCTGGTAAG GAGTTTTATAAGGATACATGGGTGAAAAGGACTTTGGCTGAGGAGTTTGATAAGGATACATGGGTGAAAAGGAATTTGGCTGAGGAGTTTGGTAGTGTCGCTAAAGCTACTGATCTTAATTTCGTATATGTTTCTCCTTCAAAGGCTACTAAGGATGATAAGGATGCTAAGGTTCCAGCCTATGGACGCGGCTGCAGGGGCAGGCGTACTGTAAAGGATGAGGATGTTGCTGATAAGAAAAAAGCAGTGCAGGCAGAGGCTGCgttgaagaggaaggagaaggatGACGCTAAGACAAAAGAGGCTGA TGAATGTGCTGTGACGAACGACGAAGTTCTTGCGGAAGAGAACAAATTTTCGCCAGAGTCTGATGTCGAGAACCAGAAAGTTGTTAGATCTGCCGTAGTAAAGGAATATCGGGAGAAACGTGTTCAATTATCTCCAAAAGGGTTTTCATTGATGGCAGTTTCTTCACCACCAGTTTTTTCGTACATTGGAGATGATGGAACGACGTGCATGAGGAAGAATGTTAAGCCTTCATCAGTTCTTCCTCAGCAATATATGACTCTCTAG